One genomic region from Microcella humidisoli encodes:
- a CDS encoding aldo/keto reductase has protein sequence MNDPATRSAEARAASAGDTALVTAPVAVPRRIGTSDLRVFPIALSGTVFGWTADGPTTTRILDRFVELDGTFIDTADSYAGGRSEIMIGNWMRERRNRDAVTIATKVGKSPDHPGLSAPAVRASVEASMRRLRVDHIDVLFLHIDDTTVSFDETLLAVDELIRAGHVRYFGGSDHTGDRLLEARIASGQLGVAHMVALQKHYNLVHRDEYEGDLARVAGQLDLGVLPRFALAAGFLTGKYRSRADLERERRGAEASRYLNRRGLRIVGALDRVAEETGTSVATVALSWLLSRPRVIAPVVSVSNPDQLEAIMAAPRTALSRHQLTELDRVSE, from the coding sequence GTGAACGACCCCGCGACCCGCAGCGCTGAGGCTCGTGCAGCCAGCGCGGGCGACACGGCGCTCGTGACGGCACCCGTCGCGGTACCGCGCCGAATCGGCACGAGCGACCTGCGGGTCTTTCCGATCGCCCTCAGCGGCACCGTCTTCGGATGGACGGCCGATGGTCCGACCACGACGCGCATCCTCGACCGATTCGTCGAGCTCGACGGCACCTTCATCGACACCGCCGACTCGTACGCCGGTGGGCGCAGCGAGATCATGATCGGCAACTGGATGCGCGAGCGGCGCAATCGCGACGCCGTGACGATCGCGACCAAGGTCGGCAAGAGTCCCGATCACCCGGGGCTCTCGGCCCCCGCCGTGCGCGCCTCGGTCGAGGCCTCGATGCGACGGCTGCGTGTCGATCACATCGACGTGCTCTTCCTGCACATCGATGACACGACGGTCTCGTTCGACGAGACCCTGCTCGCGGTCGACGAGCTCATCCGCGCGGGTCACGTTCGGTACTTCGGCGGCAGCGACCACACGGGCGATCGTCTGCTCGAGGCGCGCATCGCCTCGGGCCAGCTCGGGGTCGCCCACATGGTGGCCCTGCAGAAGCACTACAACCTCGTGCACCGCGACGAGTACGAGGGTGATCTTGCGCGCGTCGCCGGGCAGCTCGACCTCGGCGTGCTGCCGCGGTTCGCGCTCGCGGCGGGGTTCCTCACGGGCAAGTACCGCTCGCGTGCCGATCTCGAGCGCGAGCGCCGCGGCGCCGAGGCCTCGCGCTACCTGAACCGGCGCGGGCTGCGCATCGTCGGTGCGCTCGACCGGGTCGCGGAGGAGACGGGCACGAGCGTCGCGACGGTCGCGCTCTCCTGGTTGCTGAGTCGACCGCGGGTGATCGCCCCGGTGGTCTCGGTGAGCAACCCTGATCAGCTCGAGGCGATCATGGCCGCGCCGCGCACGGCGCTCTCGCGGCACCAGCTCACCGAGCTCGACCGCGTCAGCGAGTGA
- a CDS encoding TIGR01777 family oxidoreductase has protein sequence MAAPAPMRVLIAGASGMIGTELQRQLRADGHTVLTLVRRAPRSETEFAWAPDARVLDFRVFEQADAVVNLSGASISRIPWTRRYQKQILDSRVRATRALAEGMTMASTPPRVFLSGSAVGYYGDRPAVRLTEDASKGEGFLSDVVAAWEEAAGLAPEATRTVLLRTGLVVGRGGAMTPLRLLTALGAAARIGSGGQHWPWISLYDEAAAIRHLLTSNLRGPVNLAGPTPATSDRITRALAAAMHRWHLFTLPEGLISLMMGEAGRELLLASQKQIPSKLLADGFSFRHETVEQAIDELVRPTPVEVASV, from the coding sequence GTGGCCGCCCCGGCACCGATGCGCGTGCTCATCGCCGGCGCTTCCGGCATGATCGGCACCGAACTGCAGCGTCAACTGCGCGCCGACGGGCACACCGTGCTCACGCTCGTGCGGCGAGCGCCGCGCTCCGAGACCGAGTTCGCGTGGGCCCCTGACGCCCGCGTGCTCGACTTCCGGGTGTTCGAGCAGGCGGACGCCGTGGTGAACCTCTCCGGGGCCTCCATCTCGCGGATCCCGTGGACGCGCCGCTATCAGAAGCAGATTCTCGACTCGCGCGTTCGCGCGACGCGCGCGCTCGCCGAGGGCATGACGATGGCGAGCACTCCCCCGCGGGTGTTCCTGAGCGGGTCGGCCGTCGGCTATTACGGCGACCGCCCCGCGGTGCGCTTGACCGAGGATGCGAGCAAGGGCGAGGGCTTCCTGAGCGACGTCGTCGCCGCCTGGGAGGAGGCCGCGGGCCTCGCGCCCGAGGCGACGCGCACGGTGCTGCTGCGAACGGGCCTCGTGGTCGGCCGCGGGGGCGCGATGACTCCCTTGCGCCTGCTCACCGCGCTCGGTGCGGCGGCGCGCATCGGTTCGGGCGGCCAGCATTGGCCGTGGATCAGCCTTTATGACGAGGCGGCGGCGATCCGCCACCTGCTCACGTCGAACCTGCGCGGACCGGTCAACCTCGCTGGCCCCACCCCCGCGACGAGCGACCGCATCACGCGCGCCCTCGCCGCGGCGATGCACCGCTGGCACCTGTTCACCCTGCCCGAAGGCCTCATCAGCCTCATGATGGGCGAAGCCGGTCGCGAGCTGCTGCTCGCGAGCCAGAAGCAGATCCCGTCGAAGCTGCTCGCCGACGGCTTCTCGTTCCGTCACGAGACGGTCGAGCAGGCCATCGACGAGCTCGTGCGGCCGACCCCGGTCGAGGTCGCGAGCGTCTAG
- a CDS encoding TetR/AcrR family transcriptional regulator gives MPVAPPVDTRRRMPPAKLRILEAATQLFSSEGIRAVGVDRLIQQSSVTKATFYKHFGSKERLIRDYLTTASEHELAQLDQLIRTQESPHAALLAIADAVHAVLHAETFQGSLFIKAAAEFPDQRDAVRSIIAEHHEAIASRITDLLHHVGHPLPGEAADQLMVAYVGALSWGHVGDPVGASVAFRRTVERVLAELPIAA, from the coding sequence GTGCCGGTTGCACCCCCCGTCGATACGCGTCGCCGCATGCCGCCCGCGAAGCTGCGCATTCTCGAAGCCGCGACCCAGCTCTTCTCGAGCGAGGGAATCCGGGCAGTCGGCGTCGATCGGCTGATCCAGCAGTCGTCGGTCACCAAAGCGACCTTCTACAAGCACTTCGGATCGAAGGAGCGCCTCATCCGCGACTACCTGACGACCGCCTCCGAGCACGAGCTCGCCCAGCTCGACCAGCTCATCCGGACGCAGGAGTCGCCGCACGCGGCCCTGCTCGCCATCGCCGATGCCGTGCACGCCGTTCTGCACGCCGAGACGTTCCAGGGCTCGCTGTTCATCAAGGCCGCCGCGGAGTTTCCCGACCAGCGCGACGCCGTGCGCTCGATCATCGCCGAGCACCACGAGGCCATCGCGAGCCGCATCACCGACCTGCTGCACCATGTCGGGCACCCCCTGCCGGGCGAGGCCGCCGACCAGCTCATGGTGGCCTACGTCGGAGCGCTGTCGTGGGGCCACGTCGGCGACCCGGTGGGCGCCTCGGTGGCGTTCCGCCGCACCGTCGAGCGCGTGCTCGCCGAACTGCCCATCGCCGCCTGA
- a CDS encoding metal-sensitive transcriptional regulator, producing MTTIPADEAKKIANRLRRAQGQLGAVLTMIEDGRDCRDIVTQLSAASSAIDRAGFAIIASALKECLRDGENGGDPVEVADLEKLFLSLA from the coding sequence ATGACGACGATTCCCGCCGACGAGGCCAAGAAAATCGCGAACCGGCTGCGCCGTGCTCAGGGGCAGCTCGGCGCGGTGCTCACGATGATCGAGGACGGCCGGGACTGCCGTGACATCGTCACGCAGTTGAGCGCAGCATCCAGCGCCATTGATCGCGCCGGATTCGCCATCATCGCCTCGGCGCTCAAGGAGTGCCTGCGCGACGGCGAGAACGGCGGCGACCCCGTCGAGGTCGCCGACCTCGAGAAGCTCTTCCTCAGCCTCGCCTGA
- a CDS encoding rhodanese-like domain-containing protein produces the protein MADEITVDQLVLERERGATVIDVREVDEYIAAHVPGVRLVPLGTIPDALDALPRDETVYIICHSGARSLRAADFLNAQGFDAVSVAGGTSAWVQRGLDYATGDDR, from the coding sequence ATGGCTGACGAGATCACCGTCGACCAGCTCGTGCTCGAGCGCGAGCGCGGTGCGACCGTCATCGACGTGCGCGAGGTCGACGAGTACATCGCCGCCCACGTTCCCGGTGTGCGTCTCGTCCCCCTCGGCACGATCCCCGATGCGCTGGATGCCCTGCCGCGCGATGAGACCGTCTACATCATCTGCCACTCCGGGGCACGCAGCCTGCGCGCCGCCGACTTCCTCAACGCCCAGGGCTTCGACGCCGTCTCGGTGGCGGGCGGCACCTCGGCGTGGGTGCAGCGCGGCCTCGATTACGCGACAGGAGACGACCGATGA
- a CDS encoding FAD-dependent oxidoreductase has protein sequence MTSPRTFVIVGGVAGGMSAATRLRRLDERARIIVLERGEHVSFANCGLPYHVGGVIADRESLILQTPASLGARFALDVRVRTEAVAIDRDARTVLARDLTTGAEQSIGYDALILSPGAAPVRPDIPGVDLGLVLRDIADMDRIIAAAQHARRAVIAGAGFIGLELAENLRHRGLDVAVVQSMPHVLRPFDVEMAHIVAQRLRANGVELHLGTTLTGIANDHVVLDGGAATLPADLVVLSVGVRPESGLARHAGLELDASGSIVVDDEQRTSDPAIFAVGDAVVKHRFDGDPSPVWLAGLANRHGRLAADVIAGRPHAAVPALGTAVIGVFGLTAAAVGRTERELREEGRAIRVIHTHPTNHAGYYPGAEQLALKLVVDADTDAILGAQAIGGGAEKRIDVIATAMAGGIPARGLADLELAYAPQFGSAKDPVNMLGYVDDNLIEGELTVQWHEVAGKQAEGWRLIDVRTPGENALGAIPGSELITLDELRDHAERLRGERVIVTCKVGQRGHTAAALLRQYGVTVANLDGGYTTWWAGTAALAPTLVAA, from the coding sequence ATGACCTCCCCTCGAACCTTCGTCATCGTCGGCGGTGTCGCTGGCGGCATGTCGGCGGCCACGCGCCTGCGCCGCCTCGACGAGCGCGCCCGCATCATCGTGCTCGAGCGCGGCGAGCACGTCTCGTTCGCCAACTGCGGCCTGCCCTATCACGTGGGCGGCGTCATCGCCGATCGCGAGTCGCTCATCCTGCAGACTCCGGCATCGCTCGGTGCCCGATTCGCCCTCGACGTGCGCGTGCGCACCGAGGCGGTCGCGATCGATCGGGATGCCCGCACCGTGCTCGCGCGCGACCTCACGACGGGCGCCGAGCAGTCGATCGGGTACGACGCCCTCATCCTCAGCCCCGGCGCGGCACCCGTGCGCCCTGATATCCCCGGGGTTGACCTCGGCCTCGTGCTGCGCGACATCGCCGACATGGATCGCATCATCGCAGCGGCTCAGCACGCGCGCCGTGCGGTCATCGCGGGGGCGGGCTTCATCGGCCTCGAACTCGCCGAGAACCTGCGCCACCGCGGCCTCGACGTCGCGGTCGTGCAATCGATGCCGCACGTGCTGCGTCCCTTCGACGTCGAGATGGCGCACATCGTGGCGCAGCGCCTGCGCGCGAACGGCGTCGAGCTGCACCTGGGCACGACCCTGACCGGCATCGCGAACGATCACGTCGTGCTCGACGGCGGTGCCGCGACCCTTCCGGCCGACCTCGTCGTGCTCTCGGTCGGGGTGCGCCCCGAGAGCGGCCTCGCCCGCCATGCGGGCCTCGAGCTCGACGCGAGCGGCTCCATCGTCGTCGACGACGAGCAGCGCACCTCCGACCCCGCGATCTTCGCCGTCGGCGACGCCGTCGTGAAGCACCGCTTCGACGGCGACCCCTCGCCGGTCTGGCTCGCGGGCCTCGCGAACCGGCATGGGCGGCTCGCGGCCGATGTCATCGCCGGTCGTCCGCATGCCGCCGTGCCCGCACTCGGCACCGCGGTCATCGGCGTGTTCGGCCTGACCGCCGCGGCCGTCGGCCGCACCGAGCGGGAGCTGCGCGAGGAGGGGCGGGCGATCCGCGTCATCCACACGCACCCCACGAACCACGCCGGCTACTACCCGGGTGCCGAGCAGCTCGCCCTCAAGCTCGTGGTCGACGCCGATACCGACGCCATCCTCGGCGCCCAAGCCATCGGGGGCGGCGCCGAGAAGCGCATCGACGTCATCGCCACGGCGATGGCCGGTGGTATTCCGGCCCGGGGTCTCGCCGACCTCGAGCTCGCGTACGCGCCCCAGTTCGGCTCGGCGAAAGACCCCGTCAACATGCTCGGCTACGTCGATGACAATCTCATCGAGGGGGAGCTGACAGTGCAGTGGCACGAGGTCGCCGGCAAGCAGGCCGAGGGGTGGCGACTGATCGACGTGCGCACGCCGGGCGAGAACGCTCTCGGCGCGATCCCCGGCAGCGAGCTCATCACGCTCGACGAGCTGCGCGACCACGCAGAACGGCTGCGCGGCGAACGCGTCATCGTCACCTGCAAGGTGGGCCAGCGCGGGCACACCGCCGCGGCGCTCCTGCGGCAGTACGGTGTGACGGTGGCCAATCTCGACGGCGGCTACACGACGTGGTGGGCCGGAACCGCGGCCCTCGCGCCGACCCTCGTCGCCGCGTGA
- the dapB gene encoding 4-hydroxy-tetrahydrodipicolinate reductase, which produces MVTRVAVVGASGRLGSLACTLIEQQSDLALVARLDSRSDLGEMLGADVVLDVTAPGVSPTVVDHAVRAGLKVLVGTSGWSEDRLRTLRTLLQSHPDAGVIVIPNFSVGSVLATHLSTIAARYFESIEIVETHHAAKVDSPSGTAVRTAELIGHARAELGPVVAPHTDQRARGQQVASVPIHSLRLQGAVARQDVHFGGTGEVLTITHETLSPSSYEAGILLGLRAALEITGLVVGLDALIGLSGSGASPAAAAAAADAAAADPAGADAE; this is translated from the coding sequence ATGGTCACTCGGGTCGCCGTCGTCGGTGCGAGCGGACGACTCGGGTCGCTCGCGTGCACGCTCATCGAGCAGCAGTCTGATCTCGCGCTCGTCGCGCGGCTCGACTCGCGCTCCGACCTCGGCGAGATGCTCGGGGCCGATGTCGTGCTCGATGTCACGGCCCCTGGCGTCTCGCCGACGGTCGTCGACCACGCCGTGCGCGCCGGCCTCAAGGTGCTCGTCGGCACGAGCGGCTGGAGCGAGGACCGCCTGCGCACCCTGCGCACCCTGCTGCAGTCGCATCCGGATGCGGGGGTCATCGTGATCCCGAACTTCTCGGTCGGCAGCGTACTCGCGACGCACCTCTCGACCATCGCCGCCCGCTACTTCGAGTCGATCGAGATCGTCGAGACCCACCACGCCGCCAAAGTCGACTCGCCCTCGGGCACGGCCGTGCGCACCGCCGAGCTCATCGGGCACGCTCGTGCCGAGCTGGGCCCCGTCGTCGCCCCGCACACCGACCAGCGGGCCCGCGGGCAGCAGGTCGCGAGCGTGCCCATCCACTCGCTGCGCCTGCAGGGCGCCGTCGCGCGGCAGGACGTGCACTTCGGCGGCACGGGCGAGGTGCTGACGATCACGCACGAGACGCTCTCGCCGAGCTCGTACGAGGCCGGCATCCTGCTCGGTCTGCGGGCGGCGCTCGAGATCACGGGGCTCGTCGTCGGCCTCGACGCCCTCATCGGGCTGAGTGGGTCGGGGGCCAGCCCTGCGGCCGCCGCCGCTGCCGCCGACGCTGCAGCTGCTGATCCGGCCGGGGCCGACGCCGAATGA
- a CDS encoding OsmC family peroxiredoxin yields MAVTSEATTLWFGSLLEGSGTTSLDSSDAGEFPVTWAARSEGVAGRTNPEELLGAAHSACYSMALSNALSKAGHAPESLQVTAAVTFVPGEGITGSHLLVSAKVPGLTAEQFQGFAEDAKTGCPVSQALAGVAITLEASLA; encoded by the coding sequence ATGGCCGTCACCAGCGAAGCAACCACTCTGTGGTTCGGATCCCTGCTCGAAGGCTCGGGAACGACCTCTCTCGACTCGTCGGATGCGGGCGAGTTCCCCGTCACGTGGGCCGCGCGCTCGGAGGGCGTCGCGGGGCGCACGAACCCCGAAGAGCTGCTGGGCGCGGCGCACTCCGCCTGCTACTCGATGGCGCTCTCGAACGCGCTCAGCAAGGCCGGACACGCCCCCGAGAGCCTGCAGGTCACCGCCGCCGTCACGTTCGTGCCCGGTGAGGGCATCACGGGCAGTCACCTGCTCGTGAGCGCGAAGGTTCCGGGCCTCACGGCCGAGCAGTTCCAGGGCTTCGCCGAGGACGCCAAGACCGGCTGCCCGGTGTCGCAGGCGCTCGCGGGCGTCGCCATCACGCTCGAAGCATCGCTCGCCTAG
- a CDS encoding oxygenase MpaB family protein, whose product MQRPALLSRARARILVMFSGDPDGTPAWVRALETGDDEGYFGPGSAVWEVHSGIPTVVAGIRALLMQTLHPGAMAGVHDHSRYREDPLGRLSGTVRWVLTTTFADRAQAAAGCAWVARLHDSVRGDYADADGTMRPYTAGDADLVGWVHCVFADAFIGSHETWGGPVPGGSDQYVREWATAGELMGMVDPPRSRAELDAAIASYLPVLRRDARVDEAVRWLRRPPLGRGVGPAYRVLFAGAVASLPDQYRELLGLRRPRWPAIALTGLALRWMRLLLGSESSSLHFTRRRLERLATDRQPSV is encoded by the coding sequence ATGCAGCGACCCGCCCTTCTCTCGCGCGCCCGGGCGCGGATCCTCGTGATGTTCTCGGGCGACCCTGACGGCACCCCCGCGTGGGTGCGCGCGCTCGAGACGGGCGACGACGAGGGGTACTTCGGGCCGGGCTCCGCGGTGTGGGAGGTGCACAGCGGGATCCCGACGGTCGTGGCGGGCATCCGGGCGCTGCTCATGCAGACGCTGCACCCCGGCGCCATGGCCGGCGTGCACGACCACTCGCGCTATCGGGAGGACCCGCTCGGCCGGCTCTCGGGCACCGTGCGCTGGGTGCTCACCACGACCTTCGCCGACCGCGCCCAGGCGGCCGCCGGATGCGCCTGGGTGGCGCGCTTGCACGACAGCGTGCGGGGCGACTACGCCGACGCAGACGGCACCATGCGGCCGTACACCGCGGGCGATGCCGATCTCGTCGGCTGGGTGCACTGCGTCTTCGCCGACGCGTTCATCGGCAGTCACGAGACGTGGGGCGGGCCCGTGCCGGGAGGCTCCGACCAGTACGTGCGCGAGTGGGCGACGGCGGGCGAGCTCATGGGCATGGTCGATCCGCCGCGCAGCCGCGCCGAGCTCGACGCGGCGATCGCCTCGTACCTGCCCGTGCTGCGGCGCGATGCCCGCGTCGACGAGGCCGTGCGCTGGCTGCGCCGCCCTCCCCTGGGGCGCGGAGTGGGCCCGGCCTATCGCGTGCTGTTCGCGGGAGCCGTCGCCTCGCTGCCCGACCAGTACCGCGAGCTGCTCGGGCTTCGACGCCCGCGGTGGCCCGCCATCGCCCTCACCGGGCTGGCCCTGCGATGGATGCGCCTGCTGCTGGGCTCGGAATCATCGAGCCTGCACTTCACGCGCCGTCGGCTCGAGCGACTCGCGACCGACCGGCAGCCCTCCGTCTAG
- a CDS encoding histidine phosphatase family protein — protein sequence MSRYVYLVRHGEQQDAEHGLPDGPLSGRGQRQARAIAERLSGVPFASVHTSPLQRAVETARLMTERMPAVEPELSALLMDCIPAGPSPEMPHAFEPFFGGITPEEISAGEAQMADATAEWLSPSRDDRHDLLITHNFVIAWFVREVFGAPAWRWMGVNQANCGLTIIRVRTAKPPVLVTHNDLGHLPAELRTGLPVDQPF from the coding sequence GTGTCGCGGTACGTCTATCTCGTCCGTCATGGCGAGCAGCAGGATGCGGAGCACGGCCTCCCCGATGGCCCGTTGAGCGGCCGTGGTCAGCGGCAAGCCCGCGCCATCGCCGAGCGCCTGAGCGGGGTGCCCTTCGCGAGCGTGCACACCTCGCCGCTGCAGCGCGCCGTCGAGACCGCCCGCCTCATGACCGAGCGCATGCCGGCCGTCGAGCCCGAGCTGTCGGCCCTGCTCATGGACTGCATCCCCGCCGGCCCCTCGCCCGAGATGCCGCACGCGTTCGAGCCGTTCTTCGGGGGCATCACTCCCGAGGAGATCTCGGCGGGGGAGGCGCAGATGGCCGACGCCACGGCCGAATGGCTCTCGCCGTCGCGCGACGACCGCCACGACCTGCTCATCACGCACAACTTCGTGATCGCCTGGTTCGTGCGCGAAGTGTTCGGGGCGCCGGCATGGCGATGGATGGGCGTCAATCAGGCCAATTGCGGGCTGACCATCATCCGCGTGCGCACGGCGAAGCCACCCGTGCTCGTCACCCACAACGACCTCGGGCATCTGCCGGCCGAGCTGCGCACGGGGCTCCCGGTCGACCAGCCCTTCTAG
- a CDS encoding thioredoxin family protein encodes MDALPALVVIVALVALATALGLVLRSRSVRVAKGCGGDEHELVVPGAEVTLVQLSSPVCSACAAMRRVAGELVASDSTVAHREVDVLDDPEIARRHSVFSTPTTLVLDHEGHVRARLIGAVPPADVRAAVEAARSRLVAA; translated from the coding sequence ATGGATGCTCTTCCCGCCCTCGTCGTGATCGTGGCGCTCGTCGCCCTTGCGACGGCGCTCGGCCTCGTGCTGCGGTCCCGCAGCGTTCGCGTGGCGAAGGGCTGCGGCGGAGACGAGCACGAGCTGGTCGTTCCGGGCGCCGAGGTGACCCTCGTGCAGCTGTCGAGCCCGGTCTGCTCGGCGTGCGCGGCGATGCGTCGGGTGGCCGGCGAGCTCGTGGCGAGCGACAGCACCGTCGCGCACCGCGAGGTCGACGTGCTCGACGATCCGGAGATCGCGCGCCGGCACTCGGTGTTCTCGACGCCGACGACGCTCGTGCTCGACCACGAGGGCCACGTGCGCGCGCGCCTGATCGGCGCCGTGCCACCCGCCGACGTGCGCGCCGCGGTCGAGGCCGCGCGGTCGCGGCTGGTGGCCGCGTGA
- a CDS encoding DUF4395 domain-containing protein, whose amino-acid sequence MSGASPAPTGAERPFGIDPRGPRFGAAITSVLLLVVVLLGLTAPLGADLAARALQPAALLLTVLVGLFAWGAFAGIQKHPYGLLYRRLIAPRLAPPTEREHPAPPTFAQLVGLLVTATGLVLHLLGVPGALVVAASAAFLAAFLNAVFAYCLGCQFYVLLVRAGIIRRSASPA is encoded by the coding sequence GTGAGCGGGGCATCGCCGGCACCGACCGGCGCCGAGCGGCCGTTCGGCATCGACCCGCGCGGTCCGCGCTTCGGGGCCGCGATCACCTCGGTGCTGCTGCTCGTCGTCGTGCTGCTCGGGCTCACCGCGCCGCTCGGGGCCGACCTCGCCGCCCGCGCCCTGCAGCCCGCCGCGCTGCTGCTGACCGTGCTCGTCGGGCTGTTCGCGTGGGGAGCCTTCGCGGGCATCCAGAAGCATCCCTACGGCCTGCTCTACCGCCGTCTGATCGCCCCGCGCCTTGCGCCGCCGACCGAGCGCGAGCACCCCGCTCCGCCGACCTTCGCGCAGCTCGTCGGGCTGCTCGTGACGGCGACGGGGCTCGTGCTGCACCTGCTCGGCGTTCCCGGCGCCCTCGTGGTCGCGGCGAGCGCCGCTTTCCTCGCGGCGTTCCTCAACGCCGTCTTCGCCTACTGCTTGGGCTGCCAGTTCTACGTGCTGCTCGTGCGCGCCGGAATCATCCGCCGCTCGGCATCACCCGCGTAG
- a CDS encoding GNAT family N-acetyltransferase — MVTWRTALPSDEPARILLDQYFAARAHGFPAGPDAYRRTVPDDTEFTPPAGVFLLVEGENLSGEPADVGCGGVRRIADGALGPRFEVKHLWVQPHTRRLGYGRALMDELSRRARELGAAELVLDTNESLDAASALYRSLGFAPIAPYNDNPNATTWLGRVL, encoded by the coding sequence ATGGTCACCTGGCGCACCGCCCTGCCGAGCGATGAGCCCGCTCGAATCCTGCTCGACCAGTACTTCGCCGCGCGGGCGCACGGCTTCCCTGCCGGGCCGGACGCGTACCGCCGCACCGTGCCCGACGACACCGAGTTCACGCCGCCCGCGGGCGTGTTCCTGCTCGTCGAGGGCGAGAACCTCTCGGGCGAGCCGGCCGATGTGGGCTGCGGCGGGGTGCGGCGCATCGCCGACGGGGCGCTCGGTCCGCGCTTCGAGGTCAAGCACCTCTGGGTGCAGCCGCACACTCGCCGATTGGGATACGGGCGCGCGCTCATGGACGAGCTCAGCCGACGGGCCCGCGAGCTGGGCGCCGCTGAGCTCGTGCTCGACACCAACGAGAGCCTCGACGCCGCGTCAGCGCTGTACCGCTCCCTCGGCTTCGCGCCGATCGCGCCGTACAACGACAACCCGAACGCGACGACCTGGCTGGGCCGCGTGCTCTGA
- a CDS encoding bacteriorhodopsin — translation MRSRVVPSLRRLLTTIRLNDRSVFGQRGTAAFRERRSHSRRFISEHTANLGRIGGWYRARGVQSGLIRRCRVPIPGSCEELRIDYHSPPSSAATSCRPDTVRRRIVDFQIVQAFFMLGFVAMAAGTLWFYLERNDLKPELRSVATYAAVITFIAAIMYYVMKDVVKFPGGEITAADVDATLPLRYIDWLLTTPLLLVEFALIVAIAGALKKGLLTKLIIADIVMIVTGYLGEIGVPGSIGNIVFFVISSAAWLYIVYVVYTLKLGADAPAHVQRAVSTMKWFVIAGWAIYPIGTATQEFLELSGSDAALAIGIAAIIYVIADVLNKVGFGLIAVRAAKQSS, via the coding sequence ATGCGATCGCGCGTTGTGCCGTCGCTGCGCAGGCTGCTCACGACCATCAGACTAAACGATCGTTCAGTATTCGGTCAACGTGGAACGGCGGCGTTCCGCGAGCGCCGCTCGCATTCCCGGCGTTTCATCAGCGAGCACACAGCGAATCTTGGCCGTATCGGCGGCTGGTACCGGGCAAGGGGCGTACAGTCAGGCTTAATTCGACGGTGCAGGGTCCCGATCCCCGGTTCTTGCGAAGAGTTGCGAATCGACTACCACTCACCCCCCTCGTCGGCGGCCACCAGCTGCCGACCTGACACGGTTCGAAGGAGAATTGTGGACTTCCAGATCGTCCAAGCGTTTTTCATGCTCGGTTTCGTCGCCATGGCGGCCGGCACCCTGTGGTTCTACCTCGAACGGAATGACCTGAAGCCCGAGCTGCGCTCGGTGGCGACCTACGCCGCGGTCATCACGTTCATCGCCGCGATCATGTACTACGTCATGAAAGACGTCGTCAAGTTCCCCGGCGGCGAGATCACGGCGGCCGATGTCGACGCGACCCTGCCGCTGCGGTACATCGACTGGCTGCTCACGACGCCCCTGCTGCTCGTCGAGTTCGCGCTCATCGTGGCGATCGCCGGCGCGCTCAAGAAGGGCCTGCTGACGAAGCTCATCATCGCCGACATCGTCATGATCGTCACCGGCTACCTCGGTGAGATCGGCGTGCCGGGATCGATCGGCAACATCGTCTTCTTCGTCATCTCGTCGGCCGCGTGGCTCTACATCGTCTACGTCGTCTACACGCTCAAGCTCGGTGCCGACGCGCCCGCTCACGTGCAGCGTGCCGTCTCGACGATGAAGTGGTTCGTCATCGCCGGCTGGGCGATCTACCCGATCGGCACCGCGACGCAGGAGTTCCTCGAGCTCAGCGGCAGCGACGCGGCCCTCGCCATCGGCATCGCGGCGATCATCTACGTCATCGCCGACGTGCTCAACAAGGTGGGCTTCGGCCTCATCGCGGTGCGTGCCGCCAAGCAGAGCAGCTAG